Proteins found in one Pirellulales bacterium genomic segment:
- the tssG gene encoding type VI secretion system baseplate subunit TssG translates to MARTSRRKGPAVVDRLQKEAYRFDFFQAVRLLERWYQRRAPQEPGARRHAVGYDRPPLREIVRFRAMASLSFPAGSIRGVERTETGGPPDEQLDPPLSMTVACFGLTGPSGVLPTHYSRLLLGRIRERDYALRDFLDLFNHRAISHFYRAWEKYRFPVAYERHRLAANSDREDLFTQALYSILGLGTGHLRGRLSIDDEAVLYYGGHFAHDGRCAQSLERLLCDYFELPVEVRQFQGQWLYLGPQDRSELPSYEHPRGLNCRLGVDLVIGERVWDVQGKFRLRIGPLSYKQFQRFTPTGDQLRAVTEMTRLYVGPEFAFDVQPVLQAAEVPWCQLTTDPAQAPRLGWNTWIHSREFDHDADDAVFTLPGA, encoded by the coding sequence ATGGCCCGCACGAGCAGGCGAAAAGGTCCTGCTGTAGTCGATCGCCTGCAGAAGGAAGCCTATCGCTTCGACTTCTTTCAGGCTGTGCGCCTGCTCGAGCGCTGGTATCAGCGGCGCGCGCCGCAGGAGCCGGGCGCGCGGCGGCATGCCGTGGGGTACGATCGTCCGCCGCTGCGCGAGATCGTGCGCTTTCGCGCGATGGCGTCGCTCAGCTTTCCGGCCGGTTCGATCCGCGGCGTCGAGCGGACGGAAACGGGGGGGCCCCCCGACGAACAGCTCGATCCGCCGTTGTCGATGACCGTGGCCTGTTTCGGGCTTACCGGCCCCAGTGGCGTGTTGCCCACGCATTACTCGCGCCTGTTGCTGGGACGCATTCGCGAGCGCGACTACGCGCTGCGCGACTTTCTCGATCTGTTCAATCACCGCGCGATCTCGCATTTCTATCGCGCCTGGGAGAAATATCGCTTTCCGGTGGCGTACGAGCGCCACCGCCTGGCGGCGAACAGCGATCGGGAAGATCTCTTCACGCAGGCCCTCTACTCGATCCTCGGCCTGGGCACTGGTCATCTGCGCGGGCGCCTGTCGATCGACGACGAGGCCGTGTTGTATTACGGCGGTCACTTTGCGCACGACGGACGCTGCGCGCAATCGCTCGAGCGCCTGTTGTGCGATTACTTCGAGTTGCCGGTCGAGGTGCGCCAGTTCCAGGGACAGTGGCTTTACTTGGGCCCGCAAGATCGTTCGGAGCTTCCCTCGTATGAGCATCCGCGGGGGCTCAATTGCCGCCTGGGGGTCGACCTCGTCATCGGCGAGCGCGTCTGGGACGTGCAGGGCAAGTTTCGCTTGCGAATCGGCCCCCTCTCGTATAAACAGTTTCAGCGGTTTACTCCGACGGGCGACCAGTTGCGCGCGGTGACGGAGATGACGCGGTTGTATGTGGGGCCGGAGTTCGCGTTCGACGTGCAGCCGGTCTTGCAGGCGGCCGAAGTGCCGTGGTGCCAGCTCACGACCGATCCGGCGCAAGCGCCACGTCTCGGTTGGAATACCTGGATTCATTCACGCGAGTTCGATCACGACGCGGACGATGCGGTCTTCACCTTGCCCGGCGCTTGA